Proteins from one Malaya genurostris strain Urasoe2022 chromosome 2, Malgen_1.1, whole genome shotgun sequence genomic window:
- the LOC131427859 gene encoding UPF0430 protein CG31712 isoform X1, which produces MGRSRSRSRTPKKHKSKHRKRSKSRSSSHSKHESHRSYDKYKERSSKSRKHSLSESSDSSSDERHHHRKKSSKSRKLTEVERLAEMERQRRQKEAEQKMIEEEAAKRIELLVKKRVEEELEKRKDEIETEVQRRVEAAKKQMEQEMMLELEKRREQAREEERRREEEELKKRQELENIIAENNRKIEEAQRKLAEDRLAIIEEQRKMDEERQKMRKEQEKRVKEEQKMILGKNNSRPKLSFSLKP; this is translated from the exons ATGGGCCGCTCTCGTTCCCGTAGTAGAACTCCGAAGAAACATAAGAGCAAACACCGGAAAAGAAGCAAATCCCGGTCGTCTTCCCACAGCAAACACGAATCCCATCGAAGCTATGACAAATACAAGGAACGCAGCTCCAAATCAAG GAAACACTCGTTGTCCGAATCATCCGACAGCAGTAGCGATGAGCGGCACCATCACAGGAAAAAGAGTTCCAAGAGTCGCAAGCTGACAGAGGTCGAACGATTGGCCGAGATGGAACGACAACGAAGACAGAAGGAGGCCGAGCAGAAG ATGATCGAAGAGGAAGCCGCCAAACGAATTGAGTTGCTGGTCAAGAAACGGGTCGAGGAAGAGCTGGAGAAGCGTAAGGACGAAATTGAAACCGAGGTGCAGCGGCGCGTCGAAGCCGCCAAGAAACAGATGGAACAGGAAATGATGCTCGAACTCGAGAAACGACGCGAGCAAGCCCGCGAAGAAGAACGACGGCGCGAG GAGGAAGAGCTTAAAAAGCGTCAGGAGCTCGAAAATATTATCGCCGAAAACAATCGGAAGATCGAAGAAGCCCAACGAAAATTG GCTGAAGACCGATTGGCGATAATAGAAGAGCAAAGAAAAATGGACGAAGAGCGCCAAAAGATGCGCAAAGAGCAAGAAAAGCGCGTCAAAGAAGAACAGAAAATGATACTGGGCAAGAACAATTCCCGGCCCAAACTATCGTTTTCGTTAAAACCGTGA
- the LOC131427859 gene encoding UPF0430 protein CG31712 isoform X2, whose amino-acid sequence MKSCRHIGNAKKHSLSESSDSSSDERHHHRKKSSKSRKLTEVERLAEMERQRRQKEAEQKMIEEEAAKRIELLVKKRVEEELEKRKDEIETEVQRRVEAAKKQMEQEMMLELEKRREQAREEERRREEEELKKRQELENIIAENNRKIEEAQRKLAEDRLAIIEEQRKMDEERQKMRKEQEKRVKEEQKMILGKNNSRPKLSFSLKP is encoded by the exons GAAACACTCGTTGTCCGAATCATCCGACAGCAGTAGCGATGAGCGGCACCATCACAGGAAAAAGAGTTCCAAGAGTCGCAAGCTGACAGAGGTCGAACGATTGGCCGAGATGGAACGACAACGAAGACAGAAGGAGGCCGAGCAGAAG ATGATCGAAGAGGAAGCCGCCAAACGAATTGAGTTGCTGGTCAAGAAACGGGTCGAGGAAGAGCTGGAGAAGCGTAAGGACGAAATTGAAACCGAGGTGCAGCGGCGCGTCGAAGCCGCCAAGAAACAGATGGAACAGGAAATGATGCTCGAACTCGAGAAACGACGCGAGCAAGCCCGCGAAGAAGAACGACGGCGCGAG GAGGAAGAGCTTAAAAAGCGTCAGGAGCTCGAAAATATTATCGCCGAAAACAATCGGAAGATCGAAGAAGCCCAACGAAAATTG GCTGAAGACCGATTGGCGATAATAGAAGAGCAAAGAAAAATGGACGAAGAGCGCCAAAAGATGCGCAAAGAGCAAGAAAAGCGCGTCAAAGAAGAACAGAAAATGATACTGGGCAAGAACAATTCCCGGCCCAAACTATCGTTTTCGTTAAAACCGTGA